TCGGCACGGGTGAAGGTGGCTTCGGTCATGTTGGGAATTGCCAGGCGCAGCACTTTGTCTTCCAGCAACATCCGTACCTCGAACATCTGCGCCAGCTCCGCCTCGGAAATGCGCGTCACCATTGCCCCGCGATTGCGCTGGAACATCACCAGGCCCTCGGCCTCCAGACGCTTGAGGGCTTCGCGCACGGGGATCTTGCTGACGTTGAACTGCCGGGCGATGTCATCCTGGCGAATCGGCTCGTCCTCGGCAAAGTGCCCGGCCACGATGGCATCGCGCAGGTGGCGGGTGATGATCTCCGAGGTGGAAGGGGTGTTGCCCAGGTCAGGCAGGTTGAACTTGGATAAAGTCACGGCGGCGGGTCGTTCGGCTTAGGTGGGGATATGGTATACGACTTTCGCGGGGTGGTCGTCGCGCCCAGTTCGAGCGACACCTGTGGCGAAGACGCTTATGTGGGAGCAAGGCTTGCCCGCGATGAAGACGATGCGGTCGCAGGGAAAACGAGGCGCCTGCATCGCGGGCAAGCCTTGCTCCCACAGACAAATCCCTCACCCTAGAGTAACTGGGTTCAACCGTGGGACAGTTGGGTGGCATCGGCCTGCGTCCGGACGATGATCAATCCAGTGATGCACGCGCCGACAGTCAGCGCCAGGCCGAATAAAACCAGTGCCACATCGGCACCGAAATAATCTGCCAACAAACCGGTCACCACCACCGGGAGACTGAACCCGACATAGGCGAACAGGAAGAACCCGGCGCTGACCCTGGCTTTTTCCGCGCCGGCCATGGCCGTGACGGCTGACAACCCGCCCAGGTACAGGAAACCGTAGCAAGCGCTGCTGGCGCCCAGTGCTCCCAGCAGCACGGCGAGCAGGGAGCCGACGCTCGCACCCCAGGCCAGCAAGGCGTAGCTCAACGGCAGGATCAGCAATCCCAAGCCCGTGGCCCTGGCCGGCTGCATGCGCCGCGCCCAGGGCTGGAACAGCAAGCCGCAACTGATGACCGTGAAGGTCGACAGGCCCGACCAACGCTGCAAGTCGTGGGTCGCCAGTACCGAGGGCAATATGGCGATAACCAGGCCCGACGTCGCCCATGCCAACAGCATGGAAAAGCTGTAGGGCAGGCTGCCGGCGGGAAACACAGGTAGGCGCAGCAGCGGTGCGTCTTTGATTTTCAGCGCCGGGTCCGGTAGCCG
The sequence above is drawn from the Pseudomonas sp. St316 genome and encodes:
- a CDS encoding MFS transporter, yielding MNPSRRHSWGLAFGLCLITLAVNLQAPLYTTYAQLSGYGAGATAVAFSGYVLGVLPVLLAFGGLADRVGRKPLILVALGLSMLATLVTLLWPCLEALGVARLMMGVGTGLASATSTAYMAELMATRDPRSPANRVTASTSLGFGLGAALTSLFLFVHHSATPGSFWLQLILATLAIVVVWRLPDPALKIKDAPLLRLPVFPAGSLPYSFSMLLAWATSGLVIAILPSVLATHDLQRWSGLSTFTVISCGLLFQPWARRMQPARATGLGLLILPLSYALLAWGASVGSLLAVLLGALGASSACYGFLYLGGLSAVTAMAGAEKARVSAGFFLFAYVGFSLPVVVTGLLADYFGADVALVLFGLALTVGACITGLIIVRTQADATQLSHG
- a CDS encoding GntR family transcriptional regulator, encoding MTLSKFNLPDLGNTPSTSEIITRHLRDAIVAGHFAEDEPIRQDDIARQFNVSKIPVREALKRLEAEGLVMFQRNRGAMVTRISEAELAQMFEVRMLLEDKVLRLAIPNMTEATFTRAESICREFIGEDDVGRWAELNWQLHACLYEPAQRPFMVGLIRSVHDKLERYLRMQMSLSAGKERADHEHREIIKACRAGDVERAVMLLDEHIAGVCETLFKFLPSSH